The following are from one region of the Juglans regia cultivar Chandler chromosome 10, Walnut 2.0, whole genome shotgun sequence genome:
- the LOC108983473 gene encoding uncharacterized protein LOC108983473 produces MWSMNVPAATKLFMWRAVSDLLPTRKNLLKKKIVEDPLCPICNSNEETISHVMWSCPATVDVWGDTRSPISKWPSGDCNFEQKWLDLCRVMDQESIEKVAVIMRGIWYRRNKYVFENKFWRPGNVVQMAVTGLEDYYSVNEKKTGLNKGKGEDRGKSHWRCPVDVDFKVNFDGAFDQSSSKIGMGVVIRDKKGEVVAALSASRREGQNAFVAEGMALWRAMELCLEIGMVDVEFEGDSKELIEAVMSDEEEDSRWGHIVEDIKQLRHQYNNWKVVFNYRESNEVAHNLAKMALLIDEELVWIEEVPSSIHQYIVKDNLCNDLQ; encoded by the coding sequence ATGTGGAGCATGAATGTACCAGCTGCTACAAAGCTGTTTATGTGGAGAGCTGTGAGTGATTTATTGCCCACAAGGAAAAATCtcttgaagaaaaagattgtaGAAGATCCCTTGTGCCCAATCTGTAACTCGAATGAAGAAACAATATCTCATGTAATGTGGTCTTGCCCTGCAACAGTTGATGTATGGGGGGATACAAGGAGCCCGATAAGTAAGTGGCCTTCTGgtgattgtaattttgaacaaAAATGGTTGGATTTGTGCAGAGTTATGGATCAGGAAAGCATTGAGAAGGTGGCTGTAATAATGAGGGGTatttggtatagaagaaataaatatgtttttgaaaacaaattttgGAGGCCTGGTAATGTAGTGCAGATGGCAGTTACGGGGTTAGAGGACTATTACTCagtaaatgagaaaaaaactgGTTTGAACAAGGGGAAGGGAGAGGACAGAGGAAAAAGTCATTGGAGATGCCCTGTTGATGTAGATTTCAAAGTAAATTTTGATGGAGCCTTTGACCAGAGTAGCTCAAAGATTGGAATGGGGGTGGTAATAAGAGATAAGAAGGGGGAGGTTGTTGCTGCTTTGAGTGCTTCACGAAGGGAAggccaaaatgcctttgtggcAGAGGGTATGGCATTATGGAGAGCAATGGAACTCTGCTTAGAGATTGGCATGGTGGATGTGGAGTTTGAAGGAGACTCAAAAGAATTGATTGAAGCTGTGATGTcagatgaagaagaggattCCAGATGGGGACATATTGTTGAAGATATAAAACAACTAAGGCATCAGTACAACAACTGGAAGGTGGTCTTCAATTATAGGGAAAGTAACGAAGTAGCTCACAACTTGGCAAAAATGGCACTTTTGATTGATGAGGAATtagtttggatagaagaagTACCAAGCTCGATACATCAGTATATTGTAAAGGACAATCTTTGTAACGATTTACAGTAA
- the LOC118349640 gene encoding uncharacterized protein LOC118349640 — MEDPEDTSRDNVLWGDAMEEIFIDMLYQDALQGRLKGGKITFREHGVYAQRLTAVGKKVFDGNQVRGKLTRLKGMQRLFTDLLSQTGMGWDPNTKTVVASDECWENAIRVKSKWGRFRTFGCPKYEELCTIFGASVAYGTMQHASTQLPADSDDERRLDEEMRARCPPITRPSTGIAHWQ; from the exons ATGGAGGACCCCGAAGATACGAGCCGGGATAATGTGCTTTGGGGCGATGCCATGGAGGAGATATTCATCGACATGCTCTACCAGGACGCGCTTCAAGGTAGATTAAAGGGCGGAAAGATAACGTTTAGAGAGCATGGAGTTTATGCACAGCGACTCACTGCTGTTGGGAAGAAAGTGTTTGACGGGAACCAGGTTCGTGGAAAATTGACGAGGTTGAAGGGGATGCAGCGCTTGTTTACCGATTTGTTGAGCCAAACTGGTATGGGTTGGGATCCCAACACAAAGACAGTTGTCGCGAGTGACGAGTGCTGGGAGAATGCCATTAgg GTTAAATCGAAATGGGGGAGGTTTCGTACTTTTGGCTGCCCAAAGTACGAGGAGCTGTGCACCATATTTGGCGCGTCCGTTGCATACGGGACTATGCAACACGCATCAACACAGCTACCCGCAGATAGCGACGACGAGCGGCGCCTGGATGAGGAGATGCGAGCTCGATGCCCTCCCATCACTAGGCCATCGACAGGGATTGCCCATTGGCAATGA